The nucleotide sequence CTTCTCCGTGATCTCCGTGATCTCCGTGATCTCCGTGATCTCCGTGAAGCAAAGCACAACAACGTCCCTGTATAACGGCCAGTTCGGCTCCAGCCTCTCGCTCATTAACTTATGGCTTTGCCATATTCGCCGTGGTGAGGAATTTGTTGTCTTTAACTTAAAAGCTATCAACAATGAGCTGAGGGGACATTTATGAAAAATGACACAAACAAAAAAGCCTTCATCCGAAAATGAAGGCTTTCAATTTAAAGGTTAACTCTTAGATTAATTCTTCTTAGAGTAAGTAGCTGCTTCCTCACCCGCTACTCTACCGAAGGTGATGATGTCAGAGATAGCATTACCACCTAAGCGGTTAGCACCATGTACGCCACCAGTTACTTCACCGGCACCGTAAAGGCCTGGGATAACTTGCTGCTTGGCATTCATTATCTCAGCTTTAGAGTCGATTTTAACGCCGCCCATGGTGTGGTGTACGCCAGGTGTCACCTCAATGGCGTAGTAGTTGCCTTCATTAAGTGCACGAGGCAGGTTAGGACGTTCAAAGTCACTGTCTTTACCGCTAGTCACAAAAGTGTTGTAACGCGCCACTGTTTCAGTCAACGCCTTACCATCGATATTCTCAAGCTTACCTAGATTAACCAGCGTATCAGCAGTTGGTGCAACCCCAAGACCAATATACTTATCAATTTTCTTCAGTGACTTGCGAACAGAGTCATCGAAAATGAGATAAGCTGACTGACCTGTTTGGTTCAAAATAGCTTCAGAAGCCTTATCACGTGTAGTGATTTCGTTGACGAAACGCTTACCTTCACGGTTAACCAAGATAGCACCGTTACCACGCACCGCTTCAGTTACCATCACACCACCTTTAACAGATAGCGTTGGGTGGGCCTGGATGTACTGAAGGTCTACCATGGCTGCACCAGCATTTGCAGCTACGTCAATACCGTCACCAGTAGCACCTGGTTGGTTTGTTGATATGAAGCCTTTTAGCGTAGGATCTAGCTTAGCTACACGTTCATTGTTTTTAGCGAAACCACCAGTAGCTAGAATCACCGCATCGGCTTTAATCCAGTAATAGCCCTTGTACATGCCTTTAACTAGCAGGCCTTTTACTTTGCCAGAGTCATCTTTAAGGATCTCGATACCACGGGTATTCATACGCATATCAATATCGCGCTTAACCGCGTTATCATAAAGCACTTGAATCACATGAGCACCCACACCGGCACCACCTGTTGGACGATGTGAACGGTTAGCTGATGCGCCGCCCATACGGCCAACATCATTAAGATCTGCACCCATGGCTGTCATCCAATCAACAGACCCTTTTGAATGAGTCACTAACACATCAACCAAAGCAGGATCATTGATGTCTCGACCCCCTTTCATGGTGTCTTTTCTCATTGATTCAACACTGTCTTCAATCTTTTTGGCTTTTTGCTGATCGGTCCAAGCAGCGTTCATGCCACCAGCGGCTAACTTAGCATTACCACCAATAACTGGCTCTTTCTCAATCAGAATGACCGAAGCACCTTTATCAAACGCCGCAACAGAGGCTGAGAAACCAGCTCCGCCAGAACCGACAACCACAACATTAACCGTATCTTGTGGTGCAGCGGCAAGTGCAGCTTCACGCTCAGACTTGTCTTTGGCAAGGTCGGCAATACTTGGCTCGTTACGCTCCCATTTACCTACATAAGGCATATCAAAATCGAAGCTATGGCAAGAATCACAATAGACCATGGATTGTTCATGAGCACTATGGCAAGAGGTACAGGCTATTTCGCCAGGGAAGTGAGAGTCGTGAGCGTTATAGTGCTCATGCTTAGTTTCTTCAGCCACCTCATCCATGGAGCCGTGACAGGAAACACACTGAGCATTTTCATAACTAAGGTTATCGTTAGATAGCTCACCATCAGCGGTATGACAAGAATCACACTCTTGGTTTTCAGCATGAAAATCGGCAAGGTTATCTGCAGCAGTGGCGTTGGCAGTTAAACCGACAGTGCCCAGTAGTGTTGCCAGATAGATGGCACTTTTAAGCTTTTTCATCACGT is from Shewanella sp. MTB7 and encodes:
- a CDS encoding flavocytochrome c, yielding MKKLKSAIYLATLLGTVGLTANATAADNLADFHAENQECDSCHTADGELSNDNLSYENAQCVSCHGSMDEVAEETKHEHYNAHDSHFPGEIACTSCHSAHEQSMVYCDSCHSFDFDMPYVGKWERNEPSIADLAKDKSEREAALAAAPQDTVNVVVVGSGGAGFSASVAAFDKGASVILIEKEPVIGGNAKLAAGGMNAAWTDQQKAKKIEDSVESMRKDTMKGGRDINDPALVDVLVTHSKGSVDWMTAMGADLNDVGRMGGASANRSHRPTGGAGVGAHVIQVLYDNAVKRDIDMRMNTRGIEILKDDSGKVKGLLVKGMYKGYYWIKADAVILATGGFAKNNERVAKLDPTLKGFISTNQPGATGDGIDVAANAGAAMVDLQYIQAHPTLSVKGGVMVTEAVRGNGAILVNREGKRFVNEITTRDKASEAILNQTGQSAYLIFDDSVRKSLKKIDKYIGLGVAPTADTLVNLGKLENIDGKALTETVARYNTFVTSGKDSDFERPNLPRALNEGNYYAIEVTPGVHHTMGGVKIDSKAEIMNAKQQVIPGLYGAGEVTGGVHGANRLGGNAISDIITFGRVAGEEAATYSKKN